The following coding sequences are from one Thermus thermamylovorans window:
- a CDS encoding glutamate synthase-related protein, whose amino-acid sequence MTWKEAYPDIPLGQDACGIIAMAEKSGKPSHRIVRRTLESLYRMAHRAGAIRGEGDGTGIQTDIPRELWARFLEEAGLEPELAFNPRFFVGHFFLPKGEVARVEEFYALLKQEGQRFGVRPVHLRLGEVVSEVLGPVGRRTEPLFLQVAGLSPDGDAPLWELGLRLEAQFPLHVVSLSTHSVVYKVRGAAELLKRYYPELSRPEFKSAIALGHNRYSTNTLSTFEQVQPFGLLGHNGEINTIERLRRELDFLGIPRTGGSDSQDLNRMLEGLIYRFGLTLPEAMDLVFPPVLGEVKGLAPELQDLYLALRQRFGPLAQGPAAIVSRHRDEAVFATDAMGLRPLWQFETPYEIVFSSERGVFSAEEFVTEPKPLAPGEKVHLRLTPEGARVLPFDRHQRLVLERIAARVPVEGYRIHLAGPIRQAPPPVAGGSGVEVEEKPAPPPLGLERAYGWDRWDAAYLEALAKTGNEPIGSLGYDGPLAALNPEKPNLAEFFKETVAVVTNPAIDREREIEHFSTRTLLGRRPLPDGRGGGRVEELLLPIVLEEDQGLAESFGTLTLGEVKSRFKTATLVPQFAVEEGLLLGLKRLEEEAVKAVEAGAEVLILSDREAFQGGIWIDIGLAVAAVNRALLKRDGEGVALRRRTSLLVHSGGVRNLHDLAFLLGLGAEAVAPWLLEEKARALEGRKGVAGALEALRKGLEKVISTMGIHELRGYGRIFSALGLKPELAELFGTRNFLGSEEGGYGFLELERTLLEREGFLRAEKVLPAKDFRFNPRIYKAAQEVASGQAPYAHFQEKVRSLERESPVAARQLLEVRFPERSEVAPEEVDLSVGGHSLPFLISAMSFGSQGEASFRAYVEAAKRLNMLCINGEGGEIPDMLGRYTHWRGQQVASGRFGVHAYMLNSASVIEIKIGQGAKPGEGGHLPGKKVSPKVAAARNAVPGVDLISPSNNHDLYSIEDLAQLIEELKTVNPKALVAVKVPVIPGIGTIAVGIAKAGADVITLSGFEGGTGAARLHALKYAGLPVELGVRRAHRALVRAGLRDRVELWADGGLKTAYDVLRMVLLGADRVGMATMAMVAIGCTICRGCQLDTCHVGITTQIETLEEALAHGLKRFVPQDLDRAVEHLTRFFEAKGEALRELVAALGARSLRELRGRVDLLYQRDHLEELDLSYFFLPVEEPEWLKDTSAHVLRKPLNQLTRTITEVVMGAYGEGSRKLVFQEGPVNSTDRALGAHLAGEIARRRLYGKGFDAEVELRFDAGSVAGNGLAAFNLEGMKVVVEGGAQDGVAKSAFGGTVAILKGRNPYGAYVDGSVGKSFAYGAIGGLLIVEGVADSRFCIRLSGADVILGGEPERPLRDELGNLAARAQAKGFAFEYMTRGRALVLGDPGPWICSGMTGGRVYLRHWPEMGLTEEALKRRLAKGARVAVKPLDLRGVEDVRELLSAYIRVLREAKREEKAARLEKLLLDPAQHFRMVEPVNQQVEQGVSTE is encoded by the coding sequence ATGACCTGGAAGGAAGCCTACCCGGACATCCCCCTAGGCCAGGACGCCTGCGGCATCATCGCCATGGCGGAGAAAAGCGGCAAGCCCTCCCACCGCATCGTGCGGAGGACCCTGGAAAGCCTTTACCGCATGGCCCACCGGGCGGGGGCCATCCGAGGCGAGGGAGATGGGACCGGGATCCAAACCGACATCCCCCGGGAGCTGTGGGCCCGCTTCCTGGAGGAGGCGGGGCTGGAGCCCGAGCTGGCCTTCAACCCCCGCTTCTTCGTGGGCCACTTCTTCCTGCCCAAGGGGGAGGTCGCCCGGGTGGAGGAGTTCTACGCCCTCCTCAAGCAGGAGGGGCAGCGCTTTGGGGTGCGGCCCGTCCACCTCCGCCTGGGGGAGGTGGTGAGCGAGGTCCTGGGCCCGGTGGGCCGCCGCACGGAGCCCCTCTTCCTCCAGGTGGCGGGGCTCAGCCCCGATGGGGATGCGCCCCTTTGGGAGCTGGGCCTGAGGCTCGAGGCCCAGTTCCCCCTCCACGTGGTCTCCCTTTCCACCCACAGCGTGGTTTACAAGGTGCGGGGGGCGGCGGAGCTTTTGAAGCGCTACTACCCCGAGCTCTCCCGGCCCGAGTTCAAGAGCGCCATCGCCCTGGGGCACAACCGCTACTCCACCAACACCCTCTCCACCTTCGAGCAGGTGCAGCCTTTCGGCCTTCTGGGCCACAACGGGGAGATCAACACCATCGAGCGCCTCCGGCGGGAGCTGGACTTCCTGGGCATCCCCCGCACCGGGGGCTCGGACTCCCAGGACCTGAACCGCATGCTGGAGGGGCTCATCTACCGCTTTGGCCTCACCCTTCCCGAGGCCATGGACCTGGTCTTCCCCCCGGTGCTGGGGGAGGTGAAGGGCTTAGCCCCCGAACTTCAGGACCTCTACCTGGCCCTGAGACAGCGCTTTGGCCCCCTGGCCCAGGGCCCCGCGGCCATCGTGAGCCGCCACCGGGACGAGGCGGTCTTCGCCACGGACGCCATGGGCCTCCGTCCCCTCTGGCAGTTCGAGACCCCCTACGAGATCGTCTTCTCCTCCGAAAGGGGGGTCTTCAGCGCCGAGGAGTTCGTCACCGAACCCAAGCCCCTGGCCCCCGGGGAAAAGGTCCACCTGCGCCTCACCCCGGAAGGGGCCAGGGTGCTGCCCTTCGACCGGCACCAGCGCCTGGTGCTGGAGCGGATCGCCGCCCGCGTCCCCGTGGAGGGGTACCGGATCCACCTTGCGGGGCCCATCCGCCAGGCCCCGCCCCCCGTGGCCGGGGGGAGCGGGGTGGAGGTGGAGGAAAAGCCTGCCCCGCCTCCTTTGGGCCTGGAGCGGGCCTATGGCTGGGACCGCTGGGACGCCGCCTACCTCGAGGCCCTGGCCAAGACCGGGAACGAGCCCATCGGCTCCCTGGGCTACGACGGCCCCCTGGCCGCCTTGAACCCGGAGAAGCCCAACCTCGCCGAGTTCTTCAAGGAAACCGTGGCGGTGGTGACCAACCCCGCCATCGACCGCGAAAGGGAGATCGAGCACTTCTCCACCCGCACCCTCTTGGGCCGCCGCCCCCTGCCCGACGGGCGGGGCGGGGGAAGGGTGGAGGAGCTTCTTTTGCCCATCGTCTTGGAGGAGGACCAGGGCCTTGCGGAAAGCTTCGGCACCCTGACCCTGGGCGAGGTGAAATCCCGCTTCAAGACCGCCACCCTCGTGCCCCAGTTCGCTGTGGAGGAGGGGCTTCTTCTCGGGCTTAAGCGCCTGGAGGAGGAGGCGGTTAAGGCGGTGGAGGCGGGGGCGGAGGTCCTCATCCTCTCCGACCGGGAGGCCTTCCAGGGAGGCATCTGGATCGACATCGGCCTGGCGGTGGCCGCGGTGAACCGGGCCCTCCTGAAGCGGGACGGGGAGGGCGTCGCCCTCAGGCGGCGTACCTCCCTCCTGGTCCACTCCGGGGGCGTGCGCAACCTGCACGACCTGGCCTTCCTCCTGGGCCTGGGGGCGGAGGCGGTGGCTCCCTGGCTTTTGGAGGAAAAGGCCCGGGCCCTGGAGGGGAGGAAGGGGGTGGCGGGCGCCCTGGAAGCCCTGCGCAAGGGCCTGGAGAAGGTCATCTCCACCATGGGCATCCACGAGCTAAGGGGCTACGGGCGGATCTTCAGCGCCCTCGGCCTCAAGCCGGAGCTGGCCGAGCTCTTCGGCACCCGGAACTTCCTGGGCTCGGAGGAGGGGGGCTACGGCTTTTTGGAGCTGGAGCGCACCCTCCTGGAACGGGAAGGCTTCCTGCGGGCGGAAAAGGTCCTCCCCGCCAAGGACTTCCGCTTCAACCCCCGGATCTACAAGGCGGCCCAGGAGGTGGCCAGCGGCCAGGCCCCCTACGCCCACTTCCAGGAGAAGGTGCGCTCCCTGGAACGGGAAAGCCCCGTGGCGGCCAGGCAGCTTCTGGAGGTGCGCTTCCCGGAAAGGAGCGAGGTGGCCCCGGAGGAGGTGGACCTCTCCGTGGGGGGGCACTCCCTGCCCTTCCTCATCAGCGCCATGAGCTTCGGTTCGCAGGGGGAAGCCTCCTTCCGCGCCTACGTGGAGGCGGCCAAGCGCCTCAACATGCTCTGCATCAACGGGGAGGGCGGGGAGATCCCCGACATGCTGGGCCGGTACACCCACTGGCGGGGGCAGCAGGTGGCCAGCGGCCGCTTCGGGGTGCACGCCTACATGCTGAACTCCGCCAGCGTCATCGAGATCAAGATCGGCCAGGGGGCCAAGCCGGGGGAGGGGGGGCACCTGCCGGGCAAAAAGGTTTCCCCCAAGGTGGCCGCCGCCCGCAACGCCGTCCCCGGGGTGGACCTCATCAGCCCCTCCAACAACCACGACCTCTACTCCATCGAGGACCTGGCCCAGCTCATCGAGGAGCTGAAGACCGTGAACCCCAAGGCCCTGGTGGCGGTGAAAGTGCCCGTCATCCCCGGCATCGGCACCATCGCCGTGGGCATCGCCAAGGCGGGGGCGGACGTCATCACCCTCTCGGGGTTTGAGGGGGGGACGGGGGCGGCCAGGCTCCACGCCCTCAAGTACGCGGGGCTTCCCGTGGAGCTCGGGGTGCGCCGGGCCCACCGGGCCCTGGTGCGGGCGGGGCTTCGCGACCGGGTGGAGCTCTGGGCGGATGGCGGCCTCAAGACCGCCTACGACGTGCTGCGCATGGTCCTCCTGGGGGCGGACCGGGTGGGCATGGCCACCATGGCCATGGTGGCCATCGGTTGCACCATCTGCCGGGGCTGCCAGCTGGACACCTGTCACGTGGGCATCACCACCCAGATCGAGACCCTGGAGGAGGCCCTGGCCCACGGCCTCAAGCGCTTCGTGCCCCAGGATCTGGACCGGGCGGTGGAGCACCTCACCCGCTTCTTTGAGGCCAAGGGGGAAGCCCTGAGGGAGCTGGTGGCCGCCTTGGGGGCCCGCTCGCTACGGGAGCTCAGGGGCCGGGTGGACCTTCTCTACCAGCGGGACCACCTGGAGGAGCTGGACCTTTCCTACTTCTTCCTGCCCGTGGAGGAGCCCGAGTGGCTTAAGGACACCTCGGCCCACGTCCTCCGCAAGCCCTTGAACCAGCTCACCCGCACCATCACCGAGGTGGTGATGGGGGCTTATGGGGAGGGAAGCCGCAAGCTGGTCTTCCAGGAGGGCCCGGTGAACTCCACCGACCGCGCCCTGGGGGCCCACCTGGCAGGGGAGATTGCCCGGAGGAGGCTTTACGGCAAGGGCTTTGACGCCGAGGTGGAGCTCCGCTTTGATGCGGGGAGCGTGGCCGGGAATGGCCTGGCGGCCTTTAACCTCGAGGGCATGAAGGTGGTGGTGGAAGGGGGTGCCCAGGACGGGGTGGCCAAGAGCGCCTTCGGGGGCACGGTGGCCATCCTCAAGGGCCGGAACCCCTACGGGGCCTACGTGGATGGCTCCGTGGGCAAGAGCTTCGCCTACGGGGCCATAGGGGGTCTCCTCATCGTGGAGGGGGTGGCCGATAGCCGCTTCTGCATCCGGCTTTCCGGGGCGGATGTGATCCTGGGCGGCGAACCGGAAAGGCCCCTGAGGGACGAGCTCGGCAACCTGGCGGCCCGGGCGCAGGCCAAGGGTTTCGCCTTCGAGTACATGACCCGGGGGCGGGCCCTGGTCCTGGGGGACCCTGGCCCTTGGATCTGCTCGGGCATGACCGGGGGACGGGTCTACCTCCGGCACTGGCCGGAGATGGGCCTTACCGAGGAGGCTCTGAAGCGCCGCCTGGCCAAGGGGGCCAGGGTGGCGGTGAAGCCCCTGGACCTCAGGGGCGTGGAGGACGTGCGGGAACTCCTTTCCGCCTACATAAGGGTGCTCCGGG